The following proteins come from a genomic window of Paucimonas lemoignei:
- a CDS encoding general secretion pathway protein M, translating into MRRPLTSRERRGAALLVLALVLCAGYWLLIDSWFAGPLRDINAQAEQLREQQQRYAGLLSQGDALKQQLEQAKNDPASSTSLLPGEDPSAVAADLMQRVADLISSHATTGGGCALTQRMPITPEQDGAEPYRQVKVSLTLECAIEPLTAILHELEYQRPFLFVDEMSIRRAADAPLKGGAGKLVAHLLVRGYLQPAAVAEAAP; encoded by the coding sequence ATGCGCCGACCACTGACCAGCCGTGAACGTCGCGGTGCCGCTTTGCTGGTGCTGGCGTTGGTGCTCTGCGCCGGTTACTGGCTGTTGATCGACAGCTGGTTTGCCGGGCCTTTGCGTGACATCAATGCCCAGGCTGAACAACTGCGTGAGCAGCAGCAACGCTACGCAGGCTTGTTGAGCCAGGGCGATGCGCTGAAGCAGCAGCTGGAACAGGCTAAAAATGATCCCGCCAGCAGCACCAGCCTGTTGCCCGGCGAGGACCCCAGTGCCGTAGCCGCCGACCTGATGCAGCGGGTGGCCGACCTGATCAGCAGCCACGCCACCACCGGTGGCGGTTGCGCGTTGACCCAGCGCATGCCGATCACCCCCGAGCAAGACGGCGCCGAGCCGTATCGTCAGGTGAAAGTCAGCCTGACCCTGGAATGCGCCATCGAGCCGCTGACCGCTATCCTCCATGAGCTGGAGTATCAACGCCCGTTCCTGTTCGTGGATGAAATGAGCATCCGGCGCGCTGCGGACGCCCCCCTCAAAGGCGGTGCGGGCAAGCTCGTCGCCCACCTGTTGGTGCGCGGGTATCTGCAACCGGCTGCCGTT
- a CDS encoding putative general secretion pathway protein L has protein sequence MNRLFSLRLMSLPAPLVALLERVAQQWRGSLMQRGWQLWLIELRACMPEKLQRLLIHDTPEQSHTWPLSAPLPVLSAQAQQILLLPPSAVMVQTLQLPLAAARDLHTVVGFELDRFTPFDATQLYFVARQDKRVGAFIDVTLVAILRERLDAILAECAALGFQPHAVDVGCDDQSRLGIDLLPVPLRARQQRSGLGLQRKLVWLCGGLLIVAMLLWLNDRQRLLEDMQASVKAQKAEVAQIQKIRQQLTNTRGAATYLIQRKAAQPTLVALLNELTACLPKDTWIDQLEINDSAEVSFSGQSAKASALIGRIKDCHSLENAQFQGVIQPDPQTGKDRFSLRAHLHQEAADAPTTDQP, from the coding sequence ATGAATCGATTATTTTCCCTGCGGCTGATGTCGTTGCCGGCCCCGCTTGTGGCTTTGCTTGAACGCGTCGCGCAGCAGTGGCGCGGCAGCCTGATGCAACGTGGCTGGCAGCTGTGGCTGATAGAGTTGCGCGCGTGCATGCCGGAAAAACTGCAGCGGCTGTTGATCCACGACACGCCTGAGCAGTCGCACACCTGGCCCTTGAGCGCACCATTGCCGGTGCTGTCGGCCCAGGCGCAGCAAATTTTGCTGCTGCCCCCCTCGGCGGTCATGGTGCAAACCCTGCAACTGCCGCTGGCGGCTGCCCGGGATCTGCACACCGTGGTGGGTTTTGAACTGGACCGTTTCACGCCGTTCGATGCCACGCAGCTGTACTTTGTCGCCCGTCAGGACAAGCGCGTCGGTGCGTTCATCGACGTGACACTGGTGGCGATTCTACGCGAGCGTCTGGATGCGATCCTCGCCGAATGTGCAGCGCTTGGCTTTCAACCGCATGCCGTGGACGTCGGCTGCGACGATCAGTCACGCCTGGGTATCGATTTGCTTCCTGTACCGTTGCGCGCCCGCCAGCAACGCAGTGGTCTGGGCCTGCAGCGCAAACTCGTGTGGCTGTGCGGCGGCTTGTTGATTGTCGCGATGCTGTTGTGGCTCAACGACCGCCAGCGCCTGCTCGAAGACATGCAGGCCAGCGTCAAGGCGCAAAAGGCCGAGGTCGCGCAGATCCAGAAAATCCGCCAGCAACTGACCAACACCCGTGGCGCGGCTACGTACCTGATCCAGCGCAAGGCGGCACAACCCACGCTGGTGGCCTTGCTCAACGAGCTGACCGCCTGCCTGCCCAAGGACACCTGGATTGATCAGCTGGAAATCAATGACAGCGCCGAAGTTTCGTTTTCCGGGCAAAGCGCCAAGGCCAGCGCCTTGATCGGCCGGATCAAGGACTGCCACAGCCTGGAGAACGCCCAGTTTCAGGGGGTGATCCAGCCTGACCCACAGACTGGCAAGGATCGTTTTTCCCTGCGCGCTCACTTGCATCAGGAGGCTGCCGATGCGCCGACCACTGACCAGCCGTGA